The following proteins are co-located in the Branchiostoma lanceolatum isolate klBraLanc5 chromosome 16, klBraLanc5.hap2, whole genome shotgun sequence genome:
- the LOC136422166 gene encoding uncharacterized protein → MEKLVRPGFKKGKYLTTASGKVAGPVQDVWKAFRPFGQGRLKIWNIFDNIEIEAPGNDVRGCIRVMVMPKRKVRERLEWRDDENHMEAIGKKETKVKFALYDVYETVALTTVEKKATEVKFEATFDLSTPLGLSTVQKSQKGVYMSCINGLQQLFPSEVGTLEVVVGSASDLARRNKSLFTANPYVVLAVNDSRPVTTKICCHSPNPDWDERLTVPITSRTKCMIFTIMDRKKVGQDGVMGTAMVSLDELTSNKENKLSLDVQGGGTIHVRLYPKMHDKPREAVEQDDKLVKEIVVPFLAPVFKMELDVIKDEFTNLVIAFMGSGQKYELRRPARIQSHPDVPMEELPAECVPLPAAELFTPAKFGWIFAKIMDFVESQAGLTIRLMEGKGTWDPWEAQLGRYMPVNERLIKEWQTDQEFCRQYLQGTNPMVLTACRDKSRIPAEMFELKGQGTTTLQLMEENRLFMVDYAPMLAAPKSPGKCFYAPILLMYKETLPDGDSRLNILGIQLTRDKAKNEVYSPETAKTHPNKYLFAKMHVMEADANVHEFLYHLGYTHIAMEPIVVSLHANLPPDHPIHRLLLPHFKDTIGINHLARHTLVSRVFPLVEPLFAVSAIGTFSILINEYRKYNFMDMAFPKELKRRGFDESGSDGLNGYFYRDDGFKLWNIYKTYVTGFVDKTYANDLAVTADQGTFKEILIGPLICNRNSLKYSIQY, encoded by the exons ATGGAAAAACTTGTACGCCCCGGGTTTAAGAAAGGCAAGTACCTCACAACCGCCAGTGGAAAGGTTGCGGGACCCGTCCAAGACGTGTGGAAGGCATTTAGGCCATTTGGACAG gGACGCTTGAAGATCTGGAATATCTTCGACAACATTGAGATCGAGGCACCCGGAAATGACGTACGGGGCTGCATCCGGGTGATGGTAATGCCTAAGAGAAAGGTCAGAGAGAGGTTGGAATGGAGAGATGATGAGAATCACATGGAGGCAA TTGGAAAAAAGGAGACTAAAGTCAAGTTTGCCTTGTACGATGTTTACGAAACTGTTGCCTTGACAACGG ttgaaaagaaGGCGACTGAAGTCAAGTTTGAGGCCACCTTTGACCTCAGCACGCCCCTTGGCCTGTCCACTGTCCAGAAAAGCCAGAAGGGAGTGTACATGTCGTGCATCAACGGACTCCAGCAGCTCTTTCCCTCCGAGGTCGGGACGCTAGAGGTCGTTGTTGGGAGCGCGTCAGATCTGGCTCGGAGGAACAAAAGCTTGT TTACTGCCAACCCGTATGTGGTACTGGCTGTTAACGATAGCAGGCCTGTGACTACAAAAATCTGCTGCCATTCACCAAACCCTGACTGGGATGAGCGTCTGACCGTTCCCATAACCTCACGCACCAAGTGTATGATTTTTACCATAAT GGATCGGAAGAAGGTAGGGCAGGATGGCGTCATGGGTACAGCGATGGTCAGTCTGGATGAACTTACATCGAACAAAGAGAACAAGCTGTCACTGGATGTGCAGGGAGGAGGCACTATCCACGTCCGGCTGTACCCGAAGATGCACGACAAGCCGAGGGAAGCTGTTGAACAGGACGATAAACTCGTCAAAGAGATTGTCGTACCGTTCTTAGCCCCAGTCTTCAAGATGGAGCTGGATGTCATTAAGGATGAGTTCACCAACCTTGTCATTGCATTCATGGGATCTG GGCAAAAGTATGAGCTCAGACGTCCAGCCCGCATCCAGAGCCATCCCGATGTACCTATGGAGGAGCTTCCGGCTGAATGTGTACCTTTGCCGGCAGCTGAGTTATTCACTCCCGCCAAATTTGGGTGGATTTTCGCAAAAATAATGGACTTTGTCGAATCCCAG GCTGGTCTGACTATTCGCCTGATGGAAGGTAAGGGGACGTGGGACCCTTGGGAGGCCCAACTCGGTCGCTACATGCCAGTCAACGAGAGGCTGATCAAGGAGTGGCAAACTGACCAAGAGTTCTGTCGCCAGTACCTTCAAG GAACCAACCCGATGGTGCTGACTGCGTGTAGAGACAAGTCTCGGATTCCAGCCGAGATGTTTGAGCTAAAGGGCCAAGGGACGACCACCCTGCAGCTTATGGAAGAGAACAGGCTCTTCATGGTAGACTACGCACCCATGCTTGCAGCGCCAAAAAGCCCAGGCAAATGTTTCTACGCACCAATTCTACTAATGTACAAAGAGACGCTACCAGACGGGGATTCTCGCCTGAACATACTCGGCATTCAACTCACAAGAGATAAag CCAAGAATGAAGTGTACTCGCCAGAAACAGCAAAGACCCATCCCAACAAGTACCTATTCGCCAAGATGCATGTGATGGAGGCAGACGCTAATGTTCATGAGTTTCTGTATCATCTGGGCTACACTCATATCGCCATGGAGCCTATCGTAGTGTCCCTGCACGCCAACCTGCCGCCAGACCACCCCATCCACCGCCTGTTGCTGCCGCACTTCAAGGACACCATCGGCATCAACCACCTGGCCCGTCACACGCTAGTATCTCGTGTTTTTCCGCTGGTGGAACCTCTTTTTGCTGTGTCTGCTATCGGAACATTCTCCATTCTCATCAATGAATATCGCAAATACAATTTCATGGATATGGC TTTTCCCAAAGAGCTGAAGCGACGTGGCTTCGACGAGTCAGGATCAGATGGACTAAATGGCTACTTCTACCGTGATGATGGCTTCAAACTGTGGAACATCTACAAGACTTACGTAACCGGGTTTGTGGACAAGACATACGCCAATGACCTGGCTGTCACCGCTGATCAAG GAACGTTCAAAGAAATATTAATCGGTCCTCTTATTTGCAACAGAAACAGCCTcaaatacagtatacagtattAG